A portion of the Rhizoctonia solani chromosome 6, complete sequence genome contains these proteins:
- a CDS encoding malate synthase — MSSTSVAGVQILGKVQGAQYEILTEPALKFISALHRTFESTRQELLAARQATQRLLDAGQADKIWTFPPETAAIREDPTWICAPPAPGLEDRRVEITGPTDRKMVINALNSGAKTFMADFEDSSSPTFQNMLNGQVNLRDAIRRQIDSNIGGKEYKLKPAGQTAVLIVRPRGWHLDEPRILVDGRPVSGGIFDFGLFIFHNGHELVKRGHGPYFYLPKMEHYKEARLWNDIINFSQDYIRMPRGTVRATVLIETLPAAFQMDEILFELRQHSSGLNCGRWDYIFSFIKKRRAQAESTILPDRSSVTMETPFMDAYVRLLIRTCHRRKVAAMGGMSAQIPIKGDEKANEVAMAKVRADKLREVKAGHDGTWIAHPLICKIATDIFDEHMPGPNQYHVHAAPSTIAPEAPVLPSDLLNHQVAGGKITAAGVKANVEAALAYCAAWVSGNGCVPINYLMEDAATAEIARLQLWQWVKGGAKLDTTDVITGSYIDKVISEVAPSVTKIVSGINKQHVEIAASYLSGQVKREWASDFLTSDLMPYLEAQDGGKWVRAAL, encoded by the exons ATGTCGTCTACCTCTGTTGCTGGAGTTCAAATCCTTG GCAAGGTTCAAG GAGCCCAATACGAAATCCTCACTGAGCCCGCTTTGAAGTTCATTTCTGCCCTTCACCGTACTTTTGAGAGCACCCGCCAAGAG CTTCTTGCCGCTCGCCAAGCCACTCAACGACTGCTTGACGCTGGTCAAGCTGACAAAATTTGGACCTTCCCGCCTG AAACTGCTGCAATCCGGGAGGACCCAACATGGATTTGCGCACCTCCCGCCCCAGGTTTGGAGGATCGTCGGGTCGAAATTACCGGCCCTACCGATCGCAAAATGGTCATCAACGCGCTCAACTCTGGCGCGAAGACTTTCATGGCTGACTTTGAGG ATTCGTCTTCCCCTACATTCCAAAACATGCTCAACGGCCAAGTCAACCTTCGAGATGCTATTCGTCGTCAGATTGATTCAAATATCGGTGGCAAGGAATACAAACTCAAGCCCGCAGGCCAAACTGCTGTACTGATTGTTCG TCCTCGTGGCTGGCATCTCGATGAACCTCGCATCCTAGTTGACGGACGCCCGGTATCAGGTGGTATCTTTGACTTCGGCCTCTTCATTTTCCATAACGGGCATGAGCTTGTTAAGCGTGGCCACGGCCCGTACTTCTATCTTCCTAAGATGGAACATTATAAGGAAGCTAG GCTCTGGAATGACATCATCAACTTCTCTCAAGATTACATTCGCATGCCTCGCGGCACCGTTCGTGCTACGGTCCTCATAGAAACTCTTCCGGCTGCCTTCCAGATGGATGAAATCCTCTTTGAACTCCGCCAGCACTCTTCTGGTCTCAACTGTGGTCGTTGGGATTACATCTTTTCGTTCATCAAGAAGAGGCGCGCTCAGGCAGAGAGTACCATTCTTCCCGACCGCAGCAGCGTGACTATGGAGACTCCATTCATGGATGCATATGTTCGTCTTTTGATTCGCACTTGCCACAG GCGCAAGGTTGCTGCTATGGGTGGCATGTCTGCACAGATCCCCATCAAGGGTGATGAGAAAGCAAACGAAGTCGCCATGGCCAAGGTTCGTGCTGATAAGCTTCGTGAGGTGAAGGCTGGCCATGATG GCACCTGGATCGCTCACCCGCTCATCTGCAAGATTGCTACGGACATCTTTGACGAACACATGCCCGGCCCTAACCAATACCATGTCCACGCAGCTCCTTCGACCATCGCCCCCGAAGCTCCGGTTCTTCCTTCGGATCTGCTCAATCACCAGGTTGCAGGTGGGAAGATTACTGCAGCAGGTGTCAAGGCAAACGTCGAGGCTGCACTCGCTTACTGCGCTGCATGGGTATCTGGGAACGGATGTGTACCCATCAACTACCTGATGGAGGATGCTGCGACTGCAGAAATCGCTCGTTTGCAATTGTGGCAGTGGGTCAAGGGAGGCGCCAAGCTC GACACTACCGATGTCATTACTGGCTCTTACATCGACAAGGTGATCTCCGAGGTCGCTCCTTCTGTCACTAAAATTGTCTCTGGAATCAACAAGCAGCACGTCGAAATTGCTGCTTCCTACTTGAGCGGCCAAGTCAAGCGCGAGTGGGCCAGTGATTTCTTGACCAGCGATCTGATGCCCTACCTCGAGGCTCAGGATGGAGGAAAATGGGTTCGCGCGGCTCTCTGA